A window of Chanodichthys erythropterus isolate Z2021 chromosome 16, ASM2448905v1, whole genome shotgun sequence genomic DNA:
GCAAATTTAAATGTTCTTTGtggataatattaatataaatacttttattttaaatgaataaaatgttatcttagaaaaaaaatcattaccaTTAGTTAGGAATCATgaacaatgaaaaatattattttaatctagGTTAATGTTAATTCATAAATATAGTAATTTTCATTGTTTACATACTGAACAATAAGTTCCCAttagttaacgttagttaacgCATTGAcaaacatcaactaacaatgagcaaacagtatttattaatctttatgttAGTTAACAAAAATActcattgtttgttcatattTGCTCCGGTCCAttacagatacaacttttgattttaataatgtattatttaatattttaactaataactgatattaataaatgcttcagaAGTGTTTTTTCATAGTCAGTTCATGTTAAATATTGTAGTTatctaatgttaataaatcaaACTTTATTGTAAATTGTTTCTGCACTAATAATATCAAAGTACTGGGTCTGATTTCTGAGGAAACACACACGCTGACAAAACATatgctttggataaaagagtTTGCCAAATGTACTGCAACCTTACATTTACTTTCAGTGATCAAGATCTAATGTACATTTGATGAAGTCAAGTTTTCTTCTACTCAGTGTAATGAATGTTGATGCAGAGACGATCTCTGACCTGTTAAAACTGCATATGAGAGTTGTTTAACTATTATTTTTGGATGTGAACACAGCCCAAACTTCGAAGAGACGCAGTGACTGAAACTGAACTGTGGCTTTTCTTTTCCCAGAAGTCATGAGCAAACACTGGGCTGCGCTCCTGCTCGTCCTGATTCAGCTTCACTGCAGCGACTGCTGTCCTGAACTCTGCCAGTGCTTCTCCGCTGCAAAGGTCGTCTGCGCAGACGACGACATGAGAACCCTGCCTGTCAACATCTCAGAACAGGTCAGAGAGCTGATTGTAGTGGCGTCGGGCGTCACGCATCTGGACGGCCATTCCTTCAGAGAGAACCTCACACTCACCAAACTGGTCGTCCTCAACGGCGTCTTGAAAACGGTCTCACACGACGCCTTCGACCGCCTGCTTGAGCTGCAGGAGCTGGAAATCAGTGGAAACTCTTACTGGTTGATGTTTGACGTGCGGACCTTCAGCTCGCTGACCAACCTGACAAGACTGCTTCTCAACAACAACAAGATCAGCATTCTGGACGGCGGCATTTTTGACTCCTTGCAGAAACTAGAGATGCTGCAGTTGAGGGCGAATATCTTGTCGTCTGTGCCCGATCGTCTCTTCCATCGTCTCCACAAACTGCAGGAGCTGGACCTGTCCCTCAACCAGATCAGCTCGGTCTCAGCGGATGTTTTCCAGAACAACTCTCTCCTGAGAGTGCTCTCACTGCAGACCAACATGATCCCGCAGCTTCCTGCAGGGATCTTTGCCCACCTGGATCACCTGGAGGAGCTGAACCTCCGCAGCAATCACATAAGTGATCTGAGCACTGACGTGTTTCCGTCCAGCCTGCGGAAGCTGATCCTCAAGAAGAACGCGCTGGCGCAGCTTCACCCCTCTGTCTTTCACAAACTGCATCACCTTACCTATCTGGACTTGTCTCAGAATAAGCTCTCTGAGGTTCCTTCGGATCTCTTTCAGAACCTGATCTCGCTGAAAAAGCTGGATTTGTCCGAGAACCAGATTACGACGCTGCCCGGCACCGTCTTCAAAGGACTGTTCGGTATAAAAGCCATCCATCTGCAGAAGAACAAACTGAGCTCACTGGAAGTGGGTCTGCTGAAGGATCAGCACGACATGGAGCAGCTGTACCTGTCCATGAACAGCCTACAGAGCATCCCTGATGGCTTCTTCGATGAGCTGGACTTCCAGTGCATCGTTCAGCTCCACGGGAACCCCTGGCGCTGTGACTGTGGGATACAGTATCTCTCCGGCTGGCTGAGGAACAACCTCAGGAACGTGGAGGACGTGACACGGGTTTTCTGTCAAGCTCCCGGGTTTATTCGGGGACACAGCGTGGTGTCTGTGGAGAAGGAGCGGCTCGACTGTGCGAAAAACTCCAGCTCTGAGTTTCAAAGCTCCTCCGACACAAACATTACAGAGATCCCAGTTCATGGCAATGATGGCGGTGGCGTTCGCTGCTCGCTCCGAGATGCCAATGACGTGGCAACCATTCAGTGCAAGCTCACTAAATGCACCAGCGTGAGGTTTCAGGCTCTTTTTGAGTTTGTGGATGGAAGTGAATCGGAAACAGTCGTGAGCGAAGAGTGGCTAGCGCCTGCCGGATGCTCCAATGGGACTACTTAGTGTTctcactctcagaaaaaatgagatgagaaaaattagaaaaattgtacctttagggtAAAACAGCTTGTCCCTGTAAAGCCTTACACACTTGTTTTTTCAGTCCAAtgtgttcatcttgaaatattgcTAACAACATCAAAGTTATTCTAATGTTTACTGGATAAAAATCAGTAACGATTTCACAGCAGAAAGATACGTGAAGCTGAGCTGAAGGTGGACATTTGTACTAAAAGacttttacttaaaaaaagcctaaactatcaatcagacaACAGAAGGACtgtagtaaattgtgtgcaacAGGGTTATCAGCgaagttttgatcatgttggtAATTTAGATGCCTTAGAAATTTGCATATCAAATATAATACAGTTATATGTTTAAAGTGCTTGCTACTATGAACTTTTAGGGTGAATAAAGAATAAACTTGTCTCTTTAAGGGTTCTGCCCCTGTGACAAGCTGTCATTTTTTGCACTTCTTTTCTGACAGAGTCCCAGAATGCTTTGATGTAGAGATGATTCTCTCGCTGGCGTATGTTAATGACTAACCCAAGTGTAGGCCAGACTCATGACAGTGGAGACGAATCAATGTGGGACATGATAAGAGAGGTGGATGAACTGGTCCTGTGCGGGTCAAAGAACAGTTATGAGTCTCAACCACAACACGGTTCATACGAAATATCCAATAAACTACACTTAGTTGCACTTACATTCATGCTACTGTTTTaaagcaataaataataaactggAAGAGCATTTGTGCTACCTTTGTGAGATTATGTCAGCTCTCTGGAGCAATGAACCATGTTTTTAAGTCTTTAAAGGGGATCTATTATgcacaaagtcttgattttgtttttgggttcTACTAAAAAATGTTCCCTTTCAAAGTGAGACTTCAATGCCGCATCTTGGTGTTGATGCTATGGGGAACGCCATCAGCGTGACCGGTGTCACGTGTAAACACATGCCAGTATTCATTGGCAGGCGCTAGTGAGTATAAAAGAGTTACACATCACCAACTCTTTTGTCTTCAGGAGCTGTTTGTTTGTAGTGCATTGAAAAGAAGATGAAACCTGGGGGTTGACACACTCTTGACTCCGGCCTAGTCCTGTAGAGTCACTGTGTTTGTGCATATTCACAGCTTAGTGAGGCAGGCATTTCTGGGGTATTGAGTTCCCCATAGATTCATCAAGACACAGCTCTGAAGTTCCATTTTGAAAAGGAACGTCTCATGTTGCGTATGTAACCAGGTTCCCTGAGAAGGAGAATGAGATGCTGCATCTCATTGCCATGCTTGCCTGCAAACCTCCTACATTCAGAGTTGGTGACATGTATTACAGGCTCCACTTGTGACATCATGGACTGCCATTTGCCAATGAATATTGGTATGTTCTAACATGTGCTTCAGACACCGGTCACACTGATGGCGTTAATACCATAGCATTAATACCAAGGCACAGTgtcccctccttctgaaaagcacaatgtgctctgattggtcggctggagcagtgtgttgtgattggtgtttgggaaatgtcccgccccttaccataaccaccagtttcaacacactactaactaactcaaccaggccccgcccctttattctgcatatgaattatttaaatgaggaatattgtgaagacTAAAATTTTAATATCCTGTAACTGAAAGGAAGCAGagcggtcccactttatattaagtggccttaactactatgtacttacatcaaagaataagtacaatgtatttattgggttcatattgaactgcaaaacacttttgctgctattgaggtgggatacgggtaaggttagggaagagtaggggtaagggttaagggatgggtcaacagtgtaattataaatgtaattacagaaattaattacagatgtaattacatgcaggtgtttttaaaatataagtacaatgtaaaaacatgtatgaacacaataagtgcattggatcaaattattaattttaatgtaagtacatagtagttaaggccacttaatataaagttgGTCCAGCAGAACCTTTGCATATGGCAAATAAATGGTAAATTTACAAATTGCAGTTTGTACATAATTTATAAAGAAGATCTGCaaatgatgtgtaacacatttaCAAGTGATGGATAGTTTATACTTTAGATtaggggatgcagaaaactttgtaaatgatttatgcatctataacaggtgttgaacactttgtagtgtgtactgcagtgtgagtgctgactggtgagggtacagacagctgtcttctctgacacacatggagtgtttaactctgttcacctgatgtgagcttcagtggaaggtAAAACCAGTTCAGAGGTTGACTTCATCACTAGATCCACAaactccacacagaacacaagcCTGTGCTGATAGGtgaaaagatttaatataatcgACTAGAATAACCTGACTGTaaggcatttataaatgttcatccacttcaaaacaaataaattactcttcttaaaaatagtgctttagcatacctgcatgtttgtgcttttgaacacaGACCAGCTTACAACTTCATCAAAAAATCATATACTGATCATTTACTAATGGATTGTTCATCATTTGTTTATGATTAACCATTGTTTATTGAGATGATACAAaagaattttgaaataaataattcaatgatttataagtgataaacaatgttttaactAATAACTTATCAACCATCTACTAATGaactgtttgatttatttcatGATTTACACATTTGTAAGATAAcatgcaatacatttgtaaatcGTTAGCATGTCACTTCTTAATCATTTATGatgttttgtaaattaactaatcatttataaatgacttataactgaacattattataaagtgttatcCACAAATCAACCATCTGTGAAATCTGCACAAGCTTATCGAGATCTACATGAGCTTCTCGAGATCTACGCGAGCTTCACCAGATCTACATGAGCTTCACGAGATCTGCACAAGCTTCAGGAGATCTACACAAGATCTACACGAGCTTCTCTAGATCTACACAAGCTTCACGAGATCTGCACGAGCTTCACGAGATCTACACAAGCTTCTCTAGATCAACACAAGCTTCTTGAGATCTACATGAGCTTCACGAGATCTACACAAGCTTCAGGAGATTTACACAAGATCTACACAAGCTTCTCTAGATCTGCACGAGCTTCACGAGATCTACACAAGCTTCACGAGATCTACACAAGCTTCTCGAGATCTACACAAGCTTCTCGAGATCTACACAAGCTTCACGAGATCTACGCAAGCTTCCGAGATCTACACGAGCTTCAGGAGATCTACACAAGATCTATACGAGCTTTTCTAGATCTACAGGAGCTTCATGAGATCTACACGAGCTTCTCGAGATCTACACGAGCTTCTCGAGATCTACATGAGCTTCATGAGATCTGCACGAGCTTCTCTAGATCTGCACAAGCTTCAGGAGATCTACACGATTTCTACACAACCTTCTCGAGATCTTCACAACCATCTTGAGATCTACAAGAGCTTCTCGAGATCTGCACGAGCTTCA
This region includes:
- the zgc:153913 gene encoding carboxypeptidase N subunit 2 isoform X1, which translates into the protein MEVMSKHWAALLLVLIQLHCSDCCPELCQCFSAAKVVCADDDMRTLPVNISEQVRELIVVASGVTHLDGHSFRENLTLTKLVVLNGVLKTVSHDAFDRLLELQELEISGNSYWLMFDVRTFSSLTNLTRLLLNNNKISILDGGIFDSLQKLEMLQLRANILSSVPDRLFHRLHKLQELDLSLNQISSVSADVFQNNSLLRVLSLQTNMIPQLPAGIFAHLDHLEELNLRSNHISDLSTDVFPSSLRKLILKKNALAQLHPSVFHKLHHLTYLDLSQNKLSEVPSDLFQNLISLKKLDLSENQITTLPGTVFKGLFGIKAIHLQKNKLSSLEVGLLKDQHDMEQLYLSMNSLQSIPDGFFDELDFQCIVQLHGNPWRCDCGIQYLSGWLRNNLRNVEDVTRVFCQAPGFIRGHSVVSVEKERLDCAKNSSSEFQSSSDTNITEIPVHGNDGGGVRCSLRDANDVATIQCKLTKCTSVRFQALFEFVDGSESETVVSEEWLAPAGCSNGTT
- the zgc:153913 gene encoding carboxypeptidase N subunit 2 isoform X2: MVMSKHWAALLLVLIQLHCSDCCPELCQCFSAAKVVCADDDMRTLPVNISEQVRELIVVASGVTHLDGHSFRENLTLTKLVVLNGVLKTVSHDAFDRLLELQELEISGNSYWLMFDVRTFSSLTNLTRLLLNNNKISILDGGIFDSLQKLEMLQLRANILSSVPDRLFHRLHKLQELDLSLNQISSVSADVFQNNSLLRVLSLQTNMIPQLPAGIFAHLDHLEELNLRSNHISDLSTDVFPSSLRKLILKKNALAQLHPSVFHKLHHLTYLDLSQNKLSEVPSDLFQNLISLKKLDLSENQITTLPGTVFKGLFGIKAIHLQKNKLSSLEVGLLKDQHDMEQLYLSMNSLQSIPDGFFDELDFQCIVQLHGNPWRCDCGIQYLSGWLRNNLRNVEDVTRVFCQAPGFIRGHSVVSVEKERLDCAKNSSSEFQSSSDTNITEIPVHGNDGGGVRCSLRDANDVATIQCKLTKCTSVRFQALFEFVDGSESETVVSEEWLAPAGCSNGTT